In one window of Miscanthus floridulus cultivar M001 chromosome 12, ASM1932011v1, whole genome shotgun sequence DNA:
- the LOC136497852 gene encoding LOW QUALITY PROTEIN: probable amidase At4g34880 (The sequence of the model RefSeq protein was modified relative to this genomic sequence to represent the inferred CDS: deleted 2 bases in 2 codons), giving the protein MPIIMVLADRILNSESMARLQLLLLTAVVLALTAGTSRSFEFQEATLDAIHHGFKNGSLTSTALVQHYLGQISRLNPLLHAVIEVNPDALRQAAQADAERRSLSSGDGRNGGGLHGVPVLLKDNIATRDALNTTAGSLALLGSVVRRDAGVVARLRRAGAVVLGKANMDEWANFRSAIGTGGWSARGGQGKNPYVLSSPPCGSSTGPAIAAAANMAAVTLGTETTDSILCPSSLNSVVGIKPTVGLTSRAGVVPISPRQDTVGPICRTVADAVHVLDAIVGYDELDAVATRAASKYIPDGGYAQFLNVDGLQGKRIGVPNGFFDFPDGSVRQKVYKQHLDTLRRNGAVVTEDLSIANLDVILNATVSGELAALAAEFKIALNAYLSSDLSRSLVASLAEVIAFNKAHPDEEMLKQFGQLIFLVSQNTSGIGSAEKAAIQQLDDLTANGVEKVMRQHQLDAIVAPDSSSATVLAIGGLPGIAVPAGYDEQGAPFGITFGGLKGYEPRLIEIAYAFEQATKARKPPMFKN; this is encoded by the exons ATGCCCATTATTATGGTGCTCGCCGACAGAATACTGAACAGTGAGAGCATGGCTCGGTTACAGCTGCTCCTGCTCACGGCCGTCGTCCTCGCGCTCACCGCCGGCACCAGCCGCAGCTTTGAGTTCCAGGAGGCCACCCTAGACGCCATCCACCACGGGTTCAAGAACGGCAGCCTGACGTCGACGGCACTCGTCCAGCACTACCTGGGCCAGATCAGCCGCCTGAACCCGCTGCTGCACGCCGTCATCGAGGTCAACCCGGACGCGCTCCGGCAGGCGGCGCAGGCAGACGCCGAGCGGCGGTCGTTGTCGTCCGGTGACGGCCGGAACGGCGGCGGGCTGCACGGCGTGCCCGTGCTGCTCAAGGACAACATCGCGACCCGCGATGCGCTCAACACGACGGCCGGGTCCCTGGCGCTGCTGGGGTCGGTGGTCAGGCGTGACGCCGGCGTGGTGGCCAGGCTGCGCCGCGCGGGCGCC GTCGTGCTCGGAAAGGCTAACATGGACGAGTGGGCCAACTTCCGCAGCGCCATCGGCACCGGCGGGTGGAGCGCGCGTGGCGGGCAGGGCAAG AATCCCTATGTTCTATCCTCGCCCCCTTGTGGTTCAAGCACGGGCCCGGCGATAGCAGCAGCGGCAAACATGGCAGCGGTGACACTAGGAACAGAAACC ACGGATTCCATACTCTGCCCATCCTCGTTGAACTCCGTGGTAGGAATCAAGCCGACGGTGGGACTGACGAGCCGGGCCGGCGTCGTCCCCATCTCTCCCAGGCAGGACACAGTTGG GCCAATTTGCCGCACAGTGGCCGATGCCGTCCACGTGCTGGATGCTATCGTGGGCTACGACGAGCTTGACGCGGTGGCTACGAGAGCAGCGTCCAAGTACATCCCTGACGGTGGATACGCGCAGTTCCTCAATGTTGATGGGTTGCAGGGAAAGAGAATCGGCGTTCCAAATGGGTTCTTCGATTTCCCAGATGGATCTGTCAGGCAGAAGGTGTACAAGCAGCACCTCGACACACTGAG GCGAAATGGAGCGGTTGTGACAGAGGACCTTTCGATTGCAAACCTGGATGTGATACTGAACGCCACTGTCAGTGGGGAGCTGGCTGCTCTAGCAGCAGAGTTCAAGATCGCCCTGAACGCCTACTTGTCGTCTGATCTGTCACGCTCCCTGGTTGCCTCCCTGGCTGAAGTAATAGCATTCAACAAGGCGCATCCAGATGAG GAGATGCTGAAACAGTTTGGGCAACTCATCTTCTTGGTGTCCCAGAACACCAGTGGCATCGGCTCGGCAGAGAAGGCGGCGATCCAGCAGCTGGACGACCTGACGGCGAATGGCGTGGAGAAGGTGATGCGGCAACACCAGCTGGATGCGATCGTGGCGCCGGATTCGAGTTCTGCCACGGTCCTCGCCATCGGTGGCCTCCCTGGGATCGCCGTTCCGGCTGGCTACGATGAGCAGGGGGCACCCTTCGGCATCACCTTCGGTGGGCTCAAGGGCTACGAGCCAAGGCTGATTGAGATCGCTTATGCGTTTGAGCAGGCTACCAAAGCTAGGAAGCCTCCCATGTTCAAGAACTGA